The Carassius auratus strain Wakin chromosome 7, ASM336829v1, whole genome shotgun sequence genome contains the following window.
TTCACAATGCGTTATTTTGCGACTCTGAGTCTGAAGTTGTTGTAGATAAACCGATACAACTCTGTCATATCAGCGGGTTGTTGTGGCCCTCTTGGTCTGTCATTGCATTTCTCAACACGACCTTTCGTTTCAGTTAACTCTCATTGTTACGTGCTTTTGGCCTGCCgtgaaggaagagctgtttgtccTCTAAATTATCACTCTTTTCTCGGTGTAATACTGCAAAAGTGGATTACGTAATTGGCTTGAGAGTGTTTATAAATCGCGTGCAGGAAACGGTGTAACGGGATAGTTAGCTTATATCTTTGTGTTTCAGGGACCTTCGTTGcgttttgatgtttttgtttaaactaatttattatggtgtatgtgcgtgtgtttaCATTTCCTGTTTATTAGCCAGTGCAATATCCGAATACTTGTTTGGAAGGAAGGTTAACTGTGTCTAGTCTTGTTTTGATATTTCTGACAGTCGTGTCTCTATAAAAACATGCCGTAGCATGTTGTTGCATAAACTTATTTGGATTTTACTAAACTAATTGTTCATATTACAATATGCAGATAaaagggacatttttttttttaacgagtTTATTAGTAACTGTATTTGTATGTTATCCATTGCAACCGTTTGTTTTCTTGTATGTTAGAGATTAAGTTAGACATTAGAGATTGCAGGATTGATTAGTTTTGCCTTCACACACTGTGAAGCAATGCCTGCATTTGTAAATGCTCAGTACAGCCATGATCACTAGATCTGCCTACTAGTGTAAAGGCCTACTTGTCTGTCTGAACCAGTAATTGGATAGGTGGCagattgtgattttattatttgtattattaatttgtttttaaccGAGGATTTAAGCTGCAAAATCTAAATGGATTAACCCAAAAAGTATCTTGCAAgttacaaaataacaaataacagtgGGTCCAGCATTGCAGATGAATGTTTTGTCTGAAACCTCATATGGACTTGTTTAAGTTATGGACTCTGTTAGCTGTTacctgtcgtgtgtgtgtgtgtgtgtgtgatagagcgATTAAAGCTCCTGTAGATCTCTCAGTAGCTCATCCTCTCATGTCTTCACTCTCAGATGAGCTCATTTCCTCCAGTGATGTCACTGCTAAAGCTTTAAATCTCTGATCTGTCATACACCAATGTAACACACATGAGCCAGGCAGCCACAAATGTTCTGTGATGGTTGCAAATGAAACTGCTACCAACTGTGTACACTGCATACTGCCTGCTCAATTTTAATGGAAGGCATTAtcgcacaaatttaacattaGTATTCATGTATACTAGTCTTCTAACAATTACGTGTATGTTTAATTCAGCAAAGGGCATCTTGGTATTTAATTATCATCATGACTCTTATAATTTTGGTCAAAACAGCTATTTTTGCAGATTTTCCCTAAATCAGCTGTAAAATTTGGCAGTAAATATATAAGAGTAATGATCATTAAATTATTggtcaaaaaataaatttttagaaTCATGACTGATTTTTGCCATGCAGCAGGCTAGTGtattagcctgactacgtcagacgtcctacttccgctcaatttcatttcgcttctgtactcagtctgatacagcgtccgagctttctgtttgccatcggtctggaaacagccgggccaatcaacgaacagagggcgggctgagagccgtgacgtagatgctaagcgccgagttttacattgtaggttagagaaatcgaaaaccaaaacgaccgcggaaatgggaaacgagacacaggatgcaattcgctctgttatggagaacattcaactctttttcaaactgaagccagaacaagaagagtgtttaacaacaggtttacagtggaagttcaatcatagatttgagttcaatgcatgatgtctgtgcttagatgcggctgtacaggcgcataacatacgtcataactaaacgtatctgattggcttacgggtaaccaatgattttaaacttcagacatgcgccccctagcgagagagaaaacactcctctattatgccattccagactctgtctacgaagcaaagcgaagtagcagagtctggtattaccaggctactaGTGTATATCTATTGCACATCAATAAAACATAACCAAGTAATCTTTTTAAGTATTATATTAATCCGTTGTCCTTAAGCATCAGGATCACTGTTCCCTCTAGTGTTTACAGCAGGTATTAATGTAAACATTTGCAACTGATAGCAAACATGCATATGGTTTGagttgtttggtgtttttttttttttttttttttttttttttttttgcagggggCAGGGTACAGGGTTTAAATCATGCAAGAATGTATAGTTTATTGCCAAAAACTCAAGATCAGAGGAATTCATGCCCTAAAGACtattagtttatatatttggAAATGTGCATTACATGTATTGTTGGTGTGTTTTGTTTATTCTTATTAATTTAGTCTTAAACGATCTGTTGCATGTCAATAGTGATCTTGTATCGGCACCAATAGTTCATGTACACAGCGAGTAGGTGTGGTTGTGTTTAAGGGTTATGACATGCTTCATGCTATTGTGTCAAGtgttacagtatataaataactaCACACATTGTGATTTCTTTCAGCAGCcttggttttatttttctgtcatAACAGGTTTCTCAGCTCAATTCTAATCCTAACAAAGTATTGTGGAACAGTCCTTCATTAAGAATACTCCTattcttcatttttatatttaccattcattcacatcactggaataaatagcagtaaaataaaaaaatatattattttaaatgaagttattttaaattgtgactttcacaatagtactgatgttgctgtattttgataaaatatatgcAGCAATGTTGTATAGAGACTTTTAATGTTCAAAagcatgacttttttttaattataccaaATCATTAAACAGAAGTGTAGATGTGTATGACTTAATTGTACTCAATGTGTGTTCACATTGCATCATATATAGGTTTTGTCCAGTTTTAGTGTGTGTCGTTAGTAAAGTTGTATTAGACTGGTTGTATAGATCACAGGTTGCTGAATTTGTACCCTCAAAAGTACCCCTTTTTTTTACGTCTTAATTTACAGAATGCTAATGttgcatatataaaaaacattttttttttttcaattttgttaTTGCTATCAAAATCAGAACTTATTTCTATATTATTCATCCCTATAATATGTGTCTATCTTTTTAAGAGCCAGCCGAAATGAACGGGGCTGACATAGGAAAGAAGCCGGGCAGCGGTGTTCCAGGGAGTGAGGGAAAAGACCCAGTAGCCAATGGGCATGCAGAGAATGAGTCAAACCCCTTTGCAGAGTACATGTGGATGGAGAACGAGGAGGAATACAATCGGCAGGTCTGTACACACCAACCCACTTACAGCCTTTTCAAGCCCACACCATAAAAACACAAATCAGCAGTTGATCAGTATGGGTTTTATACTTTCATCTGAGGTGTGTGTTAGTGTTCAgcacagttaaagggttagttcacccaaaaatgaaaattggcattaatgactcaccctcatgtcgttccaaacccataagaccttcgttcatcttcggaacacagtttatgatattttagatttagtccgagagctttctgtccctccctGAAAgtgtatgtatggtatactgtcaatgtccagaaatgtaataaaacatcacCAAAGTAGTCCATGTCACATCAGAGGGccaaaccgatgcaaccggttcttgactcgagaacgaatCAATCATTTGTTTGTTacctggctcggctctgtgttcatcttcagttctctcttcacagcagctcagtcagtgtactgtttgggtaaatgaattactctaagatattggtttattttaactcagagggagtgtcagccacgttaaagttaacagcttaagtcatttgtggattaatgcttattgaaCACATggaccgtttaaaacgattcagttcgatttggtgaactggttcaaccggttcactaagaagaaccggttataTCGAATGGTTCGTTTGCGAACCAGacatcactaaactgcagtgtgtTGAAcggtctcacaacagacccggaagagaagtcaatgctgaataaagtagtaatttttgttatttttggaccaaaatgtattttcattgcttcaacaaattctaactgaccctctgatgtcacatggactactttgaacatggacagtataccgtacatacattttcagtggagggtcagaaagctttggactaaatctaaaatatcttaaactgtgttccgaagatgaacggaggtctaaCGGGTTTGGAATCATTAATGGTGTgttgttaatgacataattttcacttttgggtgaactaagttTGATTGGATATCACTCTATGGCtcttgagatgttaaattgtagAATGTATTGTTTTACACTATTTATTTGTTGCACAAGaatttttgtcttatttgtttATATCCTAGGTGGAGGAGGAATTGCTTGAGCAGGAGTTCTTGGAGCGCTGTTTCCAAGAGATGTTGGATGAGGAGGATCAGGATTGGTTCATTCCAGAGAGGGACCTCCCCTCAGTCGGACAGATACAGCAGCAGCTCAATGGACTTTCTGTCAGTGATGGCAATGCAGAGGAAATCTTGGTAAGCTTTTAGTACTCGCAGACATTCAGTTTATAAACTAGGAAAATCCACTTATCAGCCAAAACTGAGAACtattataatttactcacctccaCATCTttctaaacctgtaaga
Protein-coding sequences here:
- the LOC113106617 gene encoding polyadenylate-binding protein-interacting protein 2B-like isoform X1, encoding MPEPAEMNGADIGKKPGSGVPGSEGKDPVANGHAENESNPFAEYMWMENEEEYNRQVEEELLEQEFLERCFQEMLDEEDQDWFIPERDLPSVGQIQQQLNGLSVSDGNAEEILRKSILNPEAKEFVPGVKY
- the LOC113106617 gene encoding polyadenylate-binding protein-interacting protein 2B-like isoform X2, yielding MNGADIGKKPGSGVPGSEGKDPVANGHAENESNPFAEYMWMENEEEYNRQVEEELLEQEFLERCFQEMLDEEDQDWFIPERDLPSVGQIQQQLNGLSVSDGNAEEILRKSILNPEAKEFVPGVKY